A genomic segment from Yimella sp. cx-51 encodes:
- the istA gene encoding IS21 family transposase, whose amino-acid sequence MLAVEDWAEIRRLHRADGVPIKVIARSMGISKNTVRKALRDEGPPRYERAVRGSLVDAVEPQIRELLRVTPTMPATVVAERIGWEHSIRILRTRVSDLRPVYLPPDPASRTTYEPGELAQFDFWFPDIELPVGFGQTRTAKRLPVMTTVTGYSRWSGGLLIPSREAADLYAGWWQLVSTQLQGVPKTLVWDGEGAVGRWRARQPELTGDCQAFRGVLGTKVYICKPADPEAKGMLERLHDYLEKSFLPGRTFTSPEDFNTQLAEFFARANARRMRVLGCSPGDRVAADRAAMMSLPPVPPEVGWRKTMRLPRDHYVRLDSNDYSVHPAVVGRRIEIHADLERVWVTCEGATVADHARVWAQHQTITDFEHTVAAKLLRQGRGDLLRPVAEAVTGEEVEVRSLGVYDQILGLVDELVDEEVS is encoded by the coding sequence GTGTTGGCAGTGGAGGACTGGGCTGAGATCCGGCGGTTGCACCGCGCGGATGGAGTGCCGATCAAGGTGATCGCCAGATCGATGGGGATCTCGAAGAACACTGTGCGCAAGGCGCTGCGTGATGAGGGCCCGCCGCGTTACGAGCGGGCGGTGCGTGGGTCGTTGGTCGATGCGGTCGAGCCGCAGATCCGTGAACTGTTACGGGTCACGCCGACGATGCCCGCCACGGTGGTAGCCGAGCGTATCGGGTGGGAGCACTCGATCCGGATCCTGCGGACCCGGGTCAGCGATCTGCGGCCGGTGTACTTGCCGCCGGACCCGGCGTCGCGCACGACGTATGAGCCGGGCGAGTTGGCGCAGTTCGACTTCTGGTTTCCCGACATCGAGCTCCCGGTCGGGTTCGGGCAGACCAGGACGGCGAAGCGGTTGCCGGTGATGACCACGGTGACTGGCTATTCGCGGTGGTCGGGCGGCTTGTTGATCCCGTCCCGGGAGGCTGCGGATCTCTACGCCGGCTGGTGGCAGCTGGTGTCGACCCAGTTGCAAGGGGTGCCGAAGACACTGGTGTGGGACGGCGAAGGAGCGGTTGGTCGGTGGCGTGCACGCCAACCCGAACTCACCGGCGATTGTCAGGCGTTCCGGGGCGTGCTCGGCACCAAGGTCTACATCTGCAAGCCTGCCGACCCTGAAGCCAAGGGAATGCTCGAGCGGCTCCACGACTACCTGGAAAAGTCGTTCCTCCCCGGTCGCACGTTCACCTCGCCAGAGGACTTCAACACTCAGTTGGCTGAGTTCTTCGCACGGGCCAACGCCCGTCGGATGCGGGTGCTGGGCTGCAGCCCCGGTGACCGGGTCGCCGCGGACCGCGCCGCGATGATGTCGCTGCCACCGGTGCCGCCCGAGGTCGGCTGGCGCAAGACGATGCGGCTTCCACGCGACCACTACGTCCGGCTCGACTCGAACGACTATTCGGTCCATCCGGCCGTGGTGGGACGCCGGATCGAGATCCACGCCGACCTGGAACGGGTGTGGGTGACGTGTGAGGGCGCGACCGTGGCCGACCATGCGCGGGTATGGGCCCAGCACCAGACCATCACCGACTTCGAGCACACCGTGGCCGCCAAGTTGCTGCGGCAAGGCCGCGGCGACTTGTTGCGGCCGGTCGCGGAGGCGGTCACCGGCGAGGAGGTCGAGGTCCGATCGCTCGGTGTCTACGACCAGATCCTCGGACTCGTTGACGAGCTTGTGGATGAGGAGGTGTCGTGA
- a CDS encoding glycosyltransferase family 2 protein has protein sequence MAEVAVVTVVRGRHDNLREQMQHLQADAPDALHVIVAMDDPEIAGLVPTEHNATVLDVPIIDGKLPLALARNHGVTEAIRQGAELVVLLDVDCLPAPGAIDAYLQAASLRPGTLLSGPVTYLPDGVRQLAPADLIGWRAPHDARPAPASGELLDDGDHDLFWSLNAAFTPATWRRIGGFHEGYVGYGAEDTDFGWTARARGVELVWVGGAEAYHLYHPVSRPPVEHVADIVRNALVAQRRWDRLPMKGWLDEFADMGLVTWVDGLPQLAAEPPSSVK, from the coding sequence ATGGCTGAGGTCGCAGTCGTCACCGTGGTGCGCGGACGGCACGACAACCTGCGCGAGCAGATGCAACACCTGCAAGCTGATGCCCCCGATGCCCTGCATGTCATCGTCGCGATGGACGACCCCGAGATCGCCGGACTGGTGCCGACGGAACACAACGCCACAGTGCTCGACGTCCCGATCATCGACGGGAAGCTGCCCTTGGCGCTGGCCCGCAATCACGGTGTGACAGAGGCGATCAGACAAGGCGCCGAGCTCGTCGTGCTGCTCGATGTCGACTGCCTACCCGCACCCGGAGCGATCGATGCGTACCTCCAGGCCGCGAGCCTGCGTCCGGGCACCTTGCTCTCCGGGCCGGTCACCTACCTGCCCGACGGCGTCCGTCAACTCGCGCCAGCTGATCTGATTGGCTGGCGCGCACCGCACGACGCGCGCCCGGCACCCGCGTCCGGTGAGCTGCTGGACGACGGCGATCACGATCTCTTCTGGTCGCTGAACGCCGCCTTCACCCCGGCCACGTGGCGGCGCATCGGCGGGTTCCACGAGGGCTACGTCGGGTACGGCGCGGAAGACACCGATTTTGGCTGGACCGCCCGCGCACGCGGGGTGGAACTGGTCTGGGTCGGCGGCGCCGAGGCCTACCACCTGTACCACCCCGTGTCGCGCCCACCGGTTGAGCATGTCGCTGACATCGTCCGCAATGCGCTTGTGGCACAGCGACGCTGGGACCGACTGCCGATGAAGGGCTGGCTCGACGAGTTCGCCGACATGGGGCTGGTGACCTGGGTCGACGGCCTGCCTCAGCTCGCTGCTGAACCTCCGAGTTCGGTCAAGTAG
- the istB gene encoding IS21-like element helper ATPase IstB — translation MAARTTTKTAPRTGRDVTSELEYLTRALKAPTLRESVERLAERAREEAWTHEEFLAACLQREVSARESHGGEGRIRAARFPSRKSLEDFDYDHARGLKRETIAHLGTLDFVAAKENVVLLGPPGTGKTHLATGLAIRACQAGHRVLFATASQWVDRLAEAHHAGKLQDELRRLVRYPVLVIDEVGYIPFEPEAANLFFQLVSSRYERASLIVTSNKNFARWGEVFGDDTVAAAMIDRLVHHAEVIALKGDSYRLKNRELGRVPAAVTEENQ, via the coding sequence ATGGCTGCGCGCACCACCACGAAGACAGCCCCGAGGACAGGACGCGATGTCACCAGCGAGCTGGAGTACCTGACCCGGGCGTTGAAGGCACCGACCCTGCGCGAGTCGGTCGAACGGCTCGCCGAACGCGCCCGCGAGGAAGCCTGGACGCATGAGGAGTTCCTCGCTGCCTGCCTGCAACGCGAAGTGTCAGCACGAGAGTCCCACGGCGGCGAGGGACGAATCCGGGCCGCCCGGTTCCCCTCCAGGAAGAGCTTGGAGGACTTCGACTACGACCACGCCCGCGGCCTGAAACGCGAGACCATCGCGCACCTGGGCACCCTGGACTTCGTCGCCGCCAAGGAGAACGTCGTCCTCCTCGGACCGCCAGGAACCGGGAAGACCCACCTGGCCACCGGACTCGCGATCCGGGCCTGCCAAGCCGGCCACCGGGTCCTGTTCGCGACCGCGTCCCAGTGGGTCGACCGACTCGCCGAGGCCCACCACGCCGGCAAGCTGCAAGACGAACTGCGTCGACTGGTCCGCTACCCCGTGCTGGTCATCGACGAGGTCGGCTACATCCCCTTCGAACCCGAAGCCGCCAACCTGTTCTTCCAACTCGTCTCATCCCGCTACGAACGGGCCAGCCTGATCGTCACGTCGAACAAGAACTTCGCCCGCTGGGGCGAGGTCTTCGGCGACGACACCGTCGCCGCCGCGATGATCGACCGGCTCGTCCACCACGCCGAGGTCATCGCCCTGAAGGGCGACTCCTACCGGCTGAAGAACCGAGAACTCGGCCGCGTCCCCGCGGCCGTCACCGAAGAGAACCAGTAA
- a CDS encoding SRPBCC domain-containing protein — MSKFSEVAATSQTLSLAAMEEASRYGQREADIDHLLLALTLDEGAAGKVLRRNGITLGHAREAVEQQHSAQLAALGITTPMPDPGPIVFHETGGYDWSERAKNLFTRSVEGEKRGDSAAVLSELLAEPSGLIEELLRRLGRTPEELRSELADVRPSSAHEPAPKASEAGPSRRGETFVPAPVHQVWQLLIDPRRMPEWEPTVSAVEYDGKVDTPMPGASWAAESHNKGQGSEPVKGEAKWFHQIVELTERHDERLIAWRFTYRDAPQANPRDLRIELKPEDGGTRLTISLATPRRRTTMLGRATKPLSRFMLGMRVSQIGNEISRAFR; from the coding sequence GTGAGCAAGTTCAGCGAGGTCGCCGCCACATCGCAGACCCTTTCGCTGGCAGCGATGGAGGAAGCCTCACGCTACGGACAGCGCGAAGCCGACATCGACCACCTGCTGCTCGCGCTGACCCTGGACGAAGGTGCGGCTGGAAAGGTGTTGCGCCGCAACGGCATCACCCTCGGCCACGCGCGGGAGGCGGTCGAGCAACAGCATTCTGCGCAACTCGCGGCCCTGGGCATCACCACCCCCATGCCGGATCCCGGGCCGATCGTCTTCCACGAAACCGGTGGCTACGACTGGTCGGAGCGCGCCAAGAATCTCTTCACCCGCTCGGTGGAAGGCGAGAAGCGTGGAGACTCGGCGGCTGTGTTGAGCGAGTTGCTCGCCGAACCGAGCGGACTCATCGAAGAGCTTCTGCGCCGACTTGGCAGGACGCCCGAAGAACTGCGTTCCGAACTGGCGGATGTCCGCCCCTCCTCAGCACACGAGCCTGCACCGAAGGCTTCGGAAGCAGGACCGTCACGGCGTGGCGAGACCTTCGTCCCAGCACCGGTGCACCAGGTGTGGCAACTGTTGATCGACCCCCGCCGGATGCCCGAATGGGAGCCGACGGTCAGCGCGGTTGAGTACGACGGCAAGGTCGACACACCCATGCCCGGAGCATCCTGGGCCGCGGAGTCGCACAACAAGGGCCAGGGCAGCGAGCCGGTCAAGGGTGAGGCGAAGTGGTTTCACCAGATCGTCGAACTGACGGAGCGTCACGATGAACGACTCATTGCGTGGCGCTTCACGTATCGCGATGCGCCACAAGCGAATCCGCGCGATCTCCGCATTGAACTCAAGCCCGAGGACGGCGGCACACGACTCACGATCAGCCTGGCGACGCCGCGTCGTCGAACCACGATGTTGGGTCGCGCCACCAAGCCGCTCAGCCGGTTCATGCTCGGCATGCGCGTGTCGCAGATCGGCAACGAGATCAGCCGCGCGTTCCGGTAG
- a CDS encoding TM0106 family RecB-like putative nuclease has translation MAVSKPVMLGAYPAIRCPVRTHYRFDPSVVAVSVPNSPELQQIIDAGNAFEEALFEYVLAAAPDRVHLVDAHGGSAVLETADAMERGVPLILRAALPDDEEGKRVGRPDLLVRHGDSWPAKYVPGDVKLHKFLEPKASNKRFSYEVVVAPASDPSARSVIADARPRGTRHEDDALQLAHYTRMLEALGRHPGPEHYEAFLVSGDEWDDWGKDAVHGTWIRLDEPAFSTYSRTEGSKKRSALERYDHEFSFRLTVAENAAAAKPALVVPIYTSECETCDWYAQCERTFAADPTASFTSWRPSLREWLALRTLGITDVDDLAALELNDEWLERYVAEAGATSNWRKRLDLTIERAKVASAGHTLVYRSAASQGPRVADVEIDLDMENDTSDRVFLWGARLRRGENVSFHAFVRWDVLDDAAELALADELTDWLAAQRDSAQSDGESIAIFHHGHVEKQRLRKIQGQGAVEAIGIEFVDTHRWAETNMVTTRAFALKPLATSLGFEWRDEDPGGRNCQLWLDRARETSDAAERATLQQRILDYNEDDTAATAWIRDHAADLPYLDSL, from the coding sequence ATGGCAGTAAGCAAACCGGTGATGCTCGGGGCGTACCCCGCGATCCGCTGCCCCGTGCGCACCCACTACCGCTTCGACCCCTCGGTGGTCGCCGTGTCGGTGCCGAACTCGCCCGAACTCCAGCAGATCATCGACGCCGGCAACGCCTTCGAGGAAGCGCTCTTCGAATACGTGTTAGCGGCCGCACCTGACCGCGTCCACCTGGTCGATGCGCACGGCGGTTCGGCGGTGCTCGAAACCGCCGACGCGATGGAGCGCGGAGTTCCCCTGATCCTGCGGGCGGCACTGCCGGACGACGAGGAGGGCAAGCGGGTCGGACGTCCGGATCTGCTTGTGCGACATGGCGACTCGTGGCCCGCGAAATACGTGCCCGGCGATGTGAAGCTGCACAAGTTTCTTGAACCCAAGGCGTCCAACAAGCGCTTCAGCTACGAGGTGGTCGTCGCGCCCGCGAGCGATCCGAGCGCGCGGTCGGTGATTGCCGACGCTCGTCCGCGAGGCACTCGTCACGAGGACGACGCCCTGCAACTCGCCCACTACACGAGGATGTTGGAGGCGCTCGGACGCCACCCGGGGCCGGAGCATTACGAGGCATTCCTGGTCTCCGGCGATGAGTGGGACGACTGGGGGAAGGACGCGGTGCACGGCACCTGGATCCGCCTCGATGAACCCGCCTTCTCCACCTACTCCCGCACCGAAGGCTCCAAGAAGCGCAGCGCTCTCGAACGCTACGACCACGAGTTCTCGTTCCGGCTCACCGTCGCCGAGAACGCCGCCGCTGCCAAGCCGGCTCTCGTCGTCCCGATCTACACCAGTGAGTGCGAGACCTGCGACTGGTACGCCCAGTGCGAGCGCACCTTCGCTGCCGACCCCACAGCATCCTTCACCTCGTGGCGCCCGAGTCTGCGCGAATGGCTGGCGCTGCGCACCCTGGGCATCACCGACGTCGACGATCTCGCCGCCCTCGAACTCAACGACGAGTGGCTGGAGCGGTATGTCGCTGAGGCTGGTGCCACCTCGAATTGGCGCAAGCGGCTCGACCTCACCATCGAGCGCGCGAAAGTCGCGTCCGCCGGACACACGCTGGTTTACCGATCGGCCGCTTCGCAGGGTCCGCGCGTGGCGGACGTCGAGATCGACCTCGACATGGAGAACGACACCTCCGACCGGGTTTTCCTCTGGGGCGCTCGTCTGCGCCGTGGGGAAAACGTGAGCTTCCACGCGTTCGTCCGCTGGGACGTCCTGGACGACGCAGCCGAACTCGCGCTCGCCGACGAGTTGACCGACTGGCTTGCAGCGCAGCGCGATTCGGCGCAGAGCGATGGCGAGAGCATCGCGATCTTCCATCACGGCCATGTCGAGAAGCAGCGGCTGCGCAAGATCCAGGGCCAGGGGGCGGTGGAGGCGATCGGCATCGAGTTCGTCGACACGCACCGCTGGGCCGAGACCAACATGGTCACCACACGCGCCTTCGCTCTCAAGCCGCTCGCCACCTCGCTCGGCTTCGAGTGGCGCGACGAAGACCCCGGCGGGCGCAACTGTCAGCTCTGGCTCGATCGCGCCCGCGAGACCAGCGACGCCGCCGAACGCGCGACGCTGCAGCAGCGCATCCTCGACTACAACGAGGACGACACCGCCGCCACCGCTTGGATCCGCGACCACGCCGCAGACTTGCCGTATCTGGACTCGCTGTAG
- a CDS encoding glycosyltransferase family 2 protein, with the protein MNIRHVVIGIPARNEQELIGACLRSVLLAVASLTAERPDVTSTVVVALDRCTDASLTVVQQFPVLPIITSHGCVGLARDAAVRAGLLAASSGMRRTWLACTDADSEVPPNWLTEQVRMADTGIDLVVGTVEPVGEIDPVTLQRWHDRHVLAEGHEYVHGANLGVRASVWAQAGGFGALATHEDVGLVERIRAAGLHWVATDRTRVATSGRLTSRVTGGFSDYLTELGGSAAS; encoded by the coding sequence ATGAACATCCGTCACGTCGTCATCGGCATTCCGGCGCGTAACGAACAGGAACTGATCGGGGCCTGCCTGCGCAGCGTGCTCCTGGCCGTCGCGTCGCTTACCGCCGAACGTCCCGACGTCACGTCGACCGTCGTCGTAGCACTCGACCGTTGCACCGATGCCTCGCTGACCGTCGTCCAACAGTTCCCCGTGCTGCCGATCATCACCTCGCACGGCTGCGTCGGGTTGGCCCGTGACGCGGCGGTGCGGGCGGGACTGCTTGCTGCATCATCCGGTATGCGCCGCACGTGGCTGGCCTGCACGGACGCTGACAGCGAAGTGCCGCCCAACTGGCTCACTGAGCAGGTACGCATGGCCGACACCGGAATCGATCTCGTGGTGGGCACGGTCGAACCCGTGGGCGAGATCGATCCGGTGACGCTGCAGCGTTGGCACGACAGGCATGTACTGGCCGAGGGGCATGAGTACGTGCACGGCGCGAATCTCGGTGTGCGGGCGTCCGTTTGGGCGCAGGCGGGTGGCTTCGGAGCGCTTGCCACGCACGAGGACGTCGGCCTGGTCGAGCGCATCCGGGCTGCCGGGCTGCACTGGGTGGCCACCGACCGCACTCGGGTGGCGACGTCCGGCCGATTGACCAGTCGCGTGACGGGCGGCTTCTCCGACTACTTGACCGAACTCGGAGGTTCAGCAGCGAGCTGA
- a CDS encoding dihydrofolate reductase family protein gives MRELVYYVAVSLDGFIAAPDGSFDAFLAEGDHMCVILDEYADALPTAAAQHLGAEQTGRRFGTVLMGANTYAVGLPAMPSPYSHLEQFVLTSRPHDPVDGVTFTSDDPVSLARDLKKQDGSDIWLCGGGLLAGQLLPEINRLVLKRNPVVLGDGIGLFAGASHSPGVFTLARNRDFQSGASISEFVRAG, from the coding sequence GTGCGCGAACTCGTCTACTACGTCGCTGTCAGCCTCGACGGATTCATCGCGGCACCCGACGGCAGCTTCGACGCCTTCCTGGCCGAGGGCGATCACATGTGTGTGATCCTCGATGAGTACGCGGACGCTCTGCCCACCGCAGCGGCTCAGCATCTCGGCGCTGAGCAGACTGGTCGCCGGTTCGGCACCGTGCTCATGGGGGCGAACACGTACGCGGTCGGCCTACCTGCCATGCCGAGCCCTTACTCCCACCTCGAACAGTTCGTTCTCACCAGCCGGCCCCACGATCCGGTGGACGGCGTCACCTTCACCTCCGACGACCCCGTCTCCCTCGCACGCGACCTCAAGAAGCAGGACGGCTCCGACATCTGGCTCTGCGGCGGAGGACTACTTGCCGGTCAGCTGTTGCCCGAGATCAATCGCCTCGTGCTCAAACGGAATCCGGTCGTGCTCGGCGACGGTATCGGCCTGTTCGCCGGAGCGAGCCATAGCCCGGGGGTATTCACCCTCGCTCGAAATCGTGACTTCCAGTCCGGAGCGTCGATCAGCGAGTTCGTACGCGCCGGCTGA
- a CDS encoding glycosyltransferase: MRIAVLATTRNPLRQPWTGGQEAHTATLITALRARGHHIRLYAREGTAPQLADEIIHYPDLPPISAVAALDPQVPEPDFLRDHHCLVGAMAHLMSHDDDLDVVHNQTLHHLPLSMSTCLAAPLVTTLHTPPFPWMELGAALARPTARFVAVSDALARQWTTLAEPITLIANGIDTDAFPEGAGGDALAWVGRLVPEKGADLAIKAAKRAGRRLRLAGPISNQEWFDDVIAPHLDDDIEHLGHLDHSATARLLGESAALLMTPRWEEPFGLVVAEAAVTGTPVVALARGGLPEVVSPEIGVLVDPDDGSHGLATAIPEAIALQRSLVRRHAIEVFGADRMAQQYEGEYQRAIDATNEND; the protein is encoded by the coding sequence GTGAGAATCGCGGTTCTGGCGACCACCCGCAATCCGCTGCGTCAGCCCTGGACCGGCGGTCAGGAAGCACACACCGCCACGCTGATCACCGCTCTGCGCGCTCGTGGTCACCACATCCGGTTGTACGCACGGGAGGGCACCGCTCCGCAGTTGGCGGACGAGATCATCCACTACCCCGACCTGCCGCCGATCAGTGCCGTCGCGGCGCTCGACCCGCAGGTGCCCGAACCCGATTTCCTGCGCGACCACCACTGCCTCGTCGGCGCGATGGCACATCTGATGAGTCACGACGATGATCTGGACGTCGTGCACAACCAGACGCTGCACCATCTGCCGCTGTCGATGTCGACCTGCCTCGCAGCACCCCTGGTGACCACGCTGCACACCCCGCCTTTCCCGTGGATGGAGCTCGGCGCAGCCCTGGCTCGACCAACCGCTCGGTTCGTGGCGGTGAGCGACGCCCTCGCCCGGCAGTGGACCACGCTCGCCGAACCGATCACGTTGATCGCCAACGGGATCGACACCGACGCCTTCCCCGAAGGAGCCGGCGGTGACGCCCTCGCGTGGGTGGGACGCCTCGTCCCCGAAAAGGGCGCCGACCTCGCCATCAAAGCGGCAAAACGCGCGGGACGACGCCTTCGACTGGCCGGTCCGATCAGCAACCAGGAGTGGTTCGACGACGTCATCGCGCCTCATCTCGACGATGACATCGAGCACCTCGGACACCTCGACCACAGCGCAACCGCCCGCCTGCTCGGCGAGAGCGCTGCGCTGCTCATGACGCCGCGCTGGGAAGAACCGTTCGGCCTGGTCGTGGCTGAGGCGGCTGTCACCGGGACGCCGGTCGTTGCCCTCGCGCGGGGCGGACTGCCCGAAGTGGTGTCGCCGGAGATCGGTGTGCTGGTCGACCCGGATGACGGAAGTCACGGCCTCGCAACGGCGATTCCGGAAGCCATTGCTCTCCAACGCAGTCTCGTGCGACGGCATGCAATAGAGGTCTTCGGAGCCGATCGGATGGCGCAGCAGTACGAGGGCGAGTACCAACGTGCCATCGACGCAACCAACGAAAACGACTGA
- a CDS encoding HAD family hydrolase: MNQPASWTTITPGEADVRLVVSDMDGTLLTDDGALPKGFWTMLADMRSRGITFVPASGRQYATLARLFADSADDLAYVAENGNVVVVDGEPVATYSLDNDVVQQGIAAARAAADTRELGLVVCGVNSAYVERADAPFLAEVEKYYARLAVVDDLTQVDDRVLKLAVFDFEGSQECFEQVFSAFADQQVVISGQHWLDIMRPDVDKGRAVRALQERLGVSPAQTAIFGDYLNDLQMMDAGDWSFAMDNAHPQIKAAARFVAPSNQDSGVVQVMQRFLDG; the protein is encoded by the coding sequence GTGAATCAACCAGCTTCTTGGACCACGATCACCCCCGGCGAGGCGGACGTCCGGCTCGTCGTCAGCGACATGGACGGCACGCTGCTGACCGACGACGGCGCGTTGCCGAAGGGATTCTGGACGATGCTCGCTGACATGCGCAGCCGCGGGATCACGTTCGTCCCGGCGAGCGGGCGACAATACGCAACGCTGGCAAGGCTTTTCGCCGATAGCGCGGACGACCTGGCTTACGTCGCCGAGAACGGCAACGTGGTCGTGGTCGACGGCGAACCGGTGGCAACGTATTCGCTCGACAACGACGTGGTGCAGCAGGGCATCGCCGCGGCGCGCGCGGCCGCAGACACCCGCGAACTCGGCCTCGTCGTCTGCGGAGTCAACAGCGCGTACGTCGAGCGCGCCGACGCGCCCTTCCTCGCCGAAGTGGAGAAGTACTACGCCAGGTTGGCCGTCGTTGACGACCTCACGCAGGTGGACGACAGGGTGTTGAAGCTTGCGGTGTTCGACTTCGAGGGCTCGCAGGAATGCTTCGAGCAGGTGTTCTCCGCGTTCGCCGATCAGCAGGTGGTCATCTCCGGCCAGCACTGGCTCGACATCATGCGTCCGGACGTCGACAAGGGCCGGGCGGTCCGTGCGCTGCAGGAGCGACTCGGCGTTTCCCCTGCTCAGACCGCAATTTTCGGTGACTACCTCAACGACCTGCAGATGATGGACGCCGGCGACTGGTCGTTCGCCATGGACAACGCCCACCCGCAGATCAAGGCAGCCGCGCGATTCGTCGCGCCGAGCAATCAGGATTCGGGCGTGGTGCAGGTGATGCAGCGGTTCTTGGACGGGTAG
- the recD gene encoding exodeoxyribonuclease V subunit alpha: protein MSTVFHRWQDAAVLTAGDCFIATRIARRVGEPETSDATLALAFAIRAVREGSTALDLADPARWWDARDEDDSAGVVSTRDASRHGLTSDEVAPPSRGTSEVSKPGDPNDHGLPEIDAWWSAINSSVLVAQQVMRVEHGLLYLDRYWADERLIATSILDRAAASIPPVDASLVDQVIADSEQPLNDEQAEAVRSVANRAITILTGGPGMGKTFTIQTVVRALSQTPGFRVALAAPTGKAAARMNEALGSVLTPTSEIRPATTLHRLLGSRPDNSVRFRHNASDPLPHDLVIVDEASMVSLGMMARLLESLAPTTRLLLVGDPDQLAPVEAGWVLADLVRGLESSGNVVRLVHDYRMGDDRALLASAFRKGTPDGVLEAIDQAAAGETVRLIETEEPSLDLVPQVVEHALRLRDLALAGDQDAALDQLDRLRLLCAHRTGPFGTTQWNWLVERELAHHAPEIATQSMYVGRPILVTRNDHGLGLSNGDAGVIIRTDDGPVAAIATGSGPQRFSPWRLAEVETMHAMTVHKAQGSQADDVIVIVPPLDSKLLSRELLYTAVTRPQQRLTMIGTRESIAAAVDSPIKRSSGLEHRLAQSSGERQ from the coding sequence ATGAGCACCGTGTTCCACCGTTGGCAGGACGCCGCAGTGCTCACCGCCGGCGACTGCTTCATCGCCACCCGCATCGCTCGCCGGGTCGGCGAACCCGAGACATCGGACGCCACCCTCGCCCTGGCCTTCGCGATCCGAGCCGTGCGCGAGGGCTCGACCGCGCTCGACCTGGCCGACCCCGCCCGCTGGTGGGACGCCCGCGACGAGGATGACTCAGCCGGCGTGGTTTCGACACGTGACGCTTCGCGTCACGGCTTAACCAGCGATGAGGTGGCCCCGCCTTCGCGAGGGACGAGCGAAGTGTCGAAACCCGGCGACCCAAACGACCACGGCCTGCCGGAGATCGATGCCTGGTGGAGCGCCATCAACTCCAGCGTGCTCGTCGCACAACAGGTGATGCGCGTCGAACACGGCCTTCTCTATCTCGACCGCTACTGGGCCGACGAGCGGCTCATCGCGACATCGATCCTCGACCGCGCGGCTGCATCCATCCCGCCGGTCGACGCGAGCCTCGTCGACCAGGTCATCGCCGATAGCGAGCAACCGCTCAACGACGAACAAGCCGAGGCAGTGAGGTCGGTGGCGAACCGAGCGATCACCATCCTCACCGGCGGACCTGGGATGGGAAAGACCTTCACCATCCAAACCGTCGTGCGGGCGTTGTCGCAGACGCCGGGGTTCCGGGTGGCACTCGCCGCACCCACCGGCAAGGCGGCCGCGCGGATGAACGAAGCGCTCGGCAGCGTGCTCACGCCCACCAGCGAAATCAGACCGGCGACCACGTTGCATCGCCTGCTCGGAAGCAGACCGGACAACAGCGTGCGCTTCCGACACAACGCGTCAGACCCCCTACCGCATGACCTCGTGATCGTTGACGAGGCCTCGATGGTGTCACTGGGCATGATGGCGCGACTGCTCGAATCGTTAGCTCCCACAACAAGACTGCTGCTCGTCGGCGACCCCGACCAGCTTGCGCCAGTGGAGGCCGGTTGGGTGCTGGCCGACCTCGTCCGAGGGTTGGAGAGCAGCGGAAACGTCGTCCGCCTGGTGCACGACTACCGCATGGGCGACGACCGCGCCCTGCTTGCGTCTGCGTTCCGCAAGGGCACGCCGGACGGCGTGTTGGAGGCTATCGACCAAGCCGCAGCCGGCGAGACGGTGCGCCTGATCGAAACGGAAGAGCCGTCGCTCGACCTCGTGCCACAGGTCGTCGAGCACGCCCTCCGCCTCCGTGATCTCGCCCTGGCCGGCGACCAGGACGCCGCCCTCGACCAACTCGACCGGCTGCGACTTCTCTGCGCCCACCGCACCGGACCCTTCGGCACCACCCAATGGAACTGGCTGGTCGAGCGCGAACTCGCCCACCACGCTCCCGAGATCGCAACGCAGTCGATGTACGTCGGTCGCCCGATCTTGGTGACCCGTAACGACCACGGCCTCGGCCTGTCCAACGGTGACGCCGGCGTGATCATCCGCACGGACGACGGTCCGGTCGCCGCCATCGCGACCGGCTCAGGGCCGCAACGGTTTTCGCCGTGGCGTCTCGCGGAGGTCGAGACCATGCACGCGATGACGGTGCACAAGGCGCAGGGCAGCCAGGCCGACGACGTCATCGTGATCGTGCCGCCGCTCGACTCCAAGCTGCTCAGCCGTGAACTGCTCTACACCGCCGTCACCCGTCCCCAGCAGCGCCTCACGATGATCGGCACGCGTGAATCCATTGCGGCAGCGGTCGATTCACCGATCAAGCGCTCATCGGGCCTGGAGCACCGCCTCGCGCAAAGCAGCGGGGAGCGGCAGTAG